From the Bremerella alba genome, one window contains:
- a CDS encoding dihydrofolate reductase, which translates to MTTRSDDTNLPVILVGAMTKDRVIGTGNGMPWDIPEEYQTFIDNIRGQTVIMGRRSYEVFGPDLTSAQAIVVSRGAPDLGVPVVDSIEKALEMARSYGVKIFVAGGSQIYELALPHANWMYLSEIKEDFDGDKYFPEFNRSQWEVTREDEHAQFIYREWQRTA; encoded by the coding sequence GTGACGACCCGATCCGACGATACCAATCTTCCGGTTATTCTCGTAGGTGCCATGACCAAAGATCGCGTTATTGGTACAGGGAATGGAATGCCTTGGGACATTCCCGAAGAATATCAGACGTTCATCGACAACATTCGTGGGCAAACGGTCATTATGGGACGACGATCCTACGAAGTATTTGGCCCCGATCTCACTAGTGCACAGGCCATTGTTGTTTCGCGAGGAGCACCAGATCTTGGCGTGCCGGTTGTCGACAGCATCGAGAAAGCACTCGAAATGGCTCGCTCCTATGGGGTGAAGATTTTTGTCGCTGGCGGTTCGCAGATCTATGAATTGGCTCTGCCGCATGCGAACTGGATGTATTTGAGTGAAATCAAAGAAGATTTTGATGGAGACAAATACTTCCCTGAATTCAATCGCAGTCAGTGGGAAGTTACCCGCGAAGACGAGCATGCCCAATTCATTTATCGTGAGTGGCAGCGAACTGCTTAA
- a CDS encoding Y-family DNA polymerase has product MTHVNWMMQDMNSFFASAEQFLRPELRNRAIGVVPLDSDYTSIIAASYEAKRCGIQTGTKAHEAKRLCPRIQLVRARPSVYVEIHHDLLKSVDRCAEVHHVYSIDEWTIKLCGRYQQIEHAVQLAGAIKRQLRQDFGPWLTSSIGIAPTRLLAKTASNLKKPDGLTVLPIAELPGRLSHLSLEDLPGLGRGMVSRLNNSRIRTIEELWKLDRRQALQLWGSVSGARWWDGFHGIDAPEPPTQRHSMSHGRVLDPRLRNESGAHCILVLLLCKLSRRLRQTGYCSRNLQLTLSGDRGALFNEKIDLPCVQDTLSILHQFERLWRRRPQNLRGLKKVDVTVSKLEPRSEVSGYLFDEISQSQRLSHALDEISDRWGANAIYFANTHAYRDVLEDKIAFGRIPELVAKGSAFHTVT; this is encoded by the coding sequence ATGACTCACGTGAACTGGATGATGCAAGACATGAACTCTTTTTTTGCGTCTGCCGAGCAGTTTTTGCGTCCCGAATTGCGAAATCGAGCGATCGGGGTGGTACCACTCGACTCGGACTACACCTCCATCATCGCGGCCAGTTACGAGGCCAAGCGATGTGGCATACAAACGGGCACCAAGGCCCACGAAGCCAAGCGGCTCTGCCCTCGCATTCAGTTGGTCAGGGCACGACCGAGCGTTTATGTCGAGATTCACCACGACTTACTTAAAAGCGTCGATCGATGCGCTGAGGTCCATCACGTATACTCCATCGACGAATGGACCATCAAGCTGTGTGGCCGATACCAGCAAATCGAACATGCCGTTCAGCTTGCCGGCGCCATCAAGCGGCAACTTCGACAAGATTTTGGTCCCTGGCTGACTAGTTCAATCGGAATTGCTCCCACGCGATTACTGGCCAAGACGGCAAGTAATCTGAAAAAGCCGGACGGTTTGACCGTTCTTCCGATAGCAGAATTACCAGGTCGACTTTCTCATCTCTCACTGGAGGACTTGCCTGGGCTAGGACGAGGCATGGTATCGCGACTCAACAACTCACGCATTAGAACAATTGAGGAACTCTGGAAACTCGATCGTCGACAGGCCCTACAACTCTGGGGTTCGGTTTCTGGTGCTCGTTGGTGGGATGGATTCCACGGCATTGATGCCCCGGAACCTCCCACCCAGCGTCACTCGATGAGCCACGGTCGTGTGCTGGACCCTCGCCTACGAAATGAATCTGGGGCGCATTGCATTTTGGTCTTGCTGCTCTGCAAACTTTCTCGACGACTGCGGCAAACTGGCTACTGTTCTCGCAACCTCCAACTTACTCTATCCGGGGATCGCGGAGCCTTATTCAATGAGAAAATCGATCTGCCTTGTGTTCAAGATACGCTATCGATCCTTCATCAGTTTGAACGCCTGTGGCGTCGGCGGCCGCAGAATTTGCGTGGGCTCAAAAAGGTCGATGTAACGGTGAGCAAACTAGAGCCGCGCAGTGAAGTCTCAGGCTATCTCTTCGACGAGATCTCTCAGTCCCAGCGGCTGTCCCATGCCCTCGATGAAATCAGCGATCGCTGGGGAGCAAATGCGATTTATTTCGCGAATACGCACGCCTACCGCGACGTCTTGGAAGACAAAATTGCATTTGGGCGTATTCCCGAGTTGGTCGCCAAAGGAAGTGCGTTTCACACGGTCACTTAA
- a CDS encoding GNAT family N-acetyltransferase — MAGLNSSQIAETIEANDSEFCCHWAQSSEVELIRESRWYRLISEISHPYFNSIFEANVPPAQLSEVVDEALDPFRERKLPMAWWVGPKTRPKGLGQSLIAHELEHVACESAMAIEPNVADYERVSEEVEIRAVTSAIDLRTWVEIMTGVYGLPEFTQEPWLRILKKAGLGSRKKLQHFLALVDGEVAGVGSIFYGSQAAGIYNIGVLSQYRGQGVASTLTISLLSLIEEQGYELATLCASRKAESLYRKIGFQRFGELNCYRWSPD; from the coding sequence TTGGCAGGCCTGAATTCCTCGCAAATTGCCGAGACAATTGAAGCGAACGACAGCGAGTTCTGTTGCCACTGGGCGCAGTCGTCAGAGGTGGAATTAATCAGGGAGTCCCGCTGGTACCGTCTGATCAGTGAGATCTCGCACCCGTATTTCAATAGCATCTTCGAGGCGAATGTCCCACCGGCCCAACTCTCTGAAGTCGTTGATGAGGCACTGGATCCATTTCGAGAGAGAAAACTGCCAATGGCCTGGTGGGTCGGTCCTAAAACTCGACCGAAAGGACTTGGCCAGTCGCTAATCGCCCATGAATTAGAGCATGTGGCCTGCGAATCAGCGATGGCTATTGAGCCGAACGTTGCCGACTATGAACGTGTCTCTGAGGAAGTTGAGATTCGAGCCGTCACTTCGGCAATCGATCTGCGGACGTGGGTCGAGATCATGACCGGAGTTTATGGTTTGCCGGAGTTCACCCAGGAACCATGGCTCCGAATACTCAAAAAAGCAGGACTTGGTAGCCGGAAAAAGCTTCAGCATTTTCTCGCATTGGTGGATGGAGAAGTTGCTGGAGTCGGGTCAATTTTCTATGGAAGTCAGGCTGCGGGAATCTATAACATCGGAGTGCTTTCCCAGTATCGCGGGCAGGGAGTCGCCTCGACGCTTACGATCTCGTTGCTATCCCTGATTGAAGAACAGGGGTATGAGCTGGCGACGCTCTGTGCTTCACGGAAGGCGGAGTCGCTCTATCGGAAGATCGGTTTCCAAAGGTTCGGTGAACTCAACTGTTATCGTTGGTCACCGGATTAG
- the rplS gene encoding 50S ribosomal protein L19, which translates to MSQELMNKVEAAYQKSDVDFFEIGDTVEVHTKILEGQKERIQKFIGTVIAKSGSGTREMFSVRRIVAGEGVEKKFPLHSPQIAKVEVTRRSVVRRAKLYYLRDRVGKATRLRERRV; encoded by the coding sequence ATGAGCCAAGAATTGATGAACAAGGTCGAAGCGGCCTACCAAAAGTCGGACGTCGATTTCTTTGAAATCGGTGACACTGTCGAGGTCCACACCAAGATCCTCGAAGGTCAAAAGGAACGTATCCAGAAATTCATCGGCACCGTCATCGCCAAGAGCGGCAGCGGTACCCGTGAAATGTTCAGCGTTCGCCGTATTGTCGCTGGCGAAGGTGTTGAAAAGAAGTTCCCACTTCACAGCCCACAGATCGCTAAAGTGGAAGTTACGCGTCGCAGCGTCGTCCGCCGAGCCAAGCTGTATTACCTTCGTGATCGCGTTGGTAAGGCTACTCGCCTGCGAGAACGCCGCGTCTAA
- the trmD gene encoding tRNA (guanosine(37)-N1)-methyltransferase TrmD: MRFDVLTLFPEIFTGYLGESLLNKAIDKRLVEAHVHNLRDWANDKHNRVDDRPFGGGPGMVIRAQPVVEAIEQIQPRGNKPGRLILLSPQGKTLNQPLVEELSQQERLTMICGRYEGFDQRVIDLLQPEEISLGDFVLNGGEVAAMAIIDSVIRLIPGVLGDEQSAVDDSFSEGNRLLEFPQYTRPREYRGLNVPEVLLGGNHQEILAWRKQQSLEKTKMRRADLLDQHSDDAHENKR; this comes from the coding sequence ATGCGGTTCGATGTCCTCACGTTGTTTCCAGAGATCTTCACCGGCTATCTCGGTGAAAGCCTGCTCAACAAGGCCATCGACAAACGATTGGTCGAAGCCCATGTCCACAACCTGCGAGACTGGGCAAATGACAAACACAATCGAGTCGACGATCGACCTTTTGGCGGTGGACCTGGAATGGTCATCCGTGCACAGCCGGTTGTCGAGGCGATTGAACAAATCCAGCCACGGGGTAATAAGCCAGGCCGGTTGATTCTGCTAAGCCCACAAGGGAAAACGCTTAATCAACCACTAGTCGAAGAGCTTTCCCAACAAGAGCGGCTGACCATGATCTGCGGCCGCTACGAAGGTTTCGATCAACGCGTGATCGACCTTCTACAGCCGGAAGAAATTTCGCTGGGAGACTTCGTCCTTAACGGAGGCGAAGTCGCAGCGATGGCGATCATCGATTCGGTGATTCGCCTGATCCCTGGTGTACTGGGTGACGAGCAAAGTGCAGTCGACGATTCTTTCAGTGAAGGAAATCGTCTTCTCGAGTTCCCGCAGTACACGCGGCCTCGAGAATATCGCGGCCTGAATGTTCCGGAGGTTCTCCTCGGTGGCAATCACCAAGAGATCCTTGCCTGGAGAAAGCAACAGTCGCTAGAAAAAACCAAGATGCGACGAGCCGACCTGCTGGACCAGCATTCGGACGACGCCCATGAAAATAAACGTTAA
- the rpsP gene encoding 30S ribosomal protein S16: MAVRIRMKKMGRAHRPFYRICAMDSRSPRDGKAIEYLGTYDPFVKEKDARVNMKSERVDYWLGVGAQPSPKVAVLIRKYGSNGSHLAAREEALARMATKTAYVPPKVEIKEPEPEAPAAPEGENAEAPTEEVAAPAEGEAAAAPAEATTEGGEEQPKAEG, from the coding sequence GTGGCAGTTCGCATTCGCATGAAAAAGATGGGTCGGGCACACCGTCCGTTCTATCGTATTTGCGCCATGGATTCTCGCTCTCCGCGAGATGGCAAGGCAATTGAGTATCTCGGCACTTACGATCCTTTCGTCAAAGAAAAAGACGCCCGGGTCAACATGAAGTCCGAACGCGTCGACTACTGGCTTGGCGTCGGTGCTCAGCCTTCACCTAAAGTGGCCGTTTTGATCCGTAAGTACGGTTCCAACGGCAGCCACTTGGCAGCTCGCGAAGAAGCCTTGGCTCGCATGGCGACCAAGACTGCCTACGTTCCTCCGAAAGTTGAAATCAAAGAGCCTGAACCGGAAGCACCGGCCGCCCCTGAAGGCGAAAACGCCGAAGCTCCGACCGAAGAAGTTGCCGCTCCAGCTGAAGGTGAAGCTGCGGCAGCACCGGCTGAAGCAACCACCGAAGGTGGCGAAGAGCAGCCCAAGGCCGAAGGTTAA
- the ffh gene encoding signal recognition particle protein — translation MLESLQDGLQSAFKTLRGQGRLTESNMREGLKLVENALLEADVSYDVVKAFMQDISDKAVGQDVLKSLKPEQQLVGIVNEALIELLGGDSDPTLHLKQDVTVLMMCGLQGAGKTTTCGKLARLIGQDGKKALLCAADLQRPAAVDQLHIVGKSVDTPVYSEPGATDPIAVCQNAVKHARENGIDVVILDTAGRLAIDEELMQQLKTIDLKVHPDKAFLVVDGMTGQDAVNSAKAFNNALDLNGVIMTKLDGDARGGALLSVKQVTGVPIKFIGTSEHMDGLEPFHPDRFASRILGMGDIQSMFEMAQREFDQEQVQKTQERLQKGQFTLDDFRKQLNQIARPGLMQKMLGMMPGMGEMTKMLQGGDHEKEMRRLGGMIDSMTSVERNDPKLIDNSRRQRIAKGSGVSPQEVNELIKQFDSMASLMKGMAGGGMGGAMDMMRKLRSGELMDPTGKMKKSKQSTGKRMTAKDVKTQKNLKKKLKKRRR, via the coding sequence ATGTTGGAATCGCTACAAGACGGCTTACAATCAGCGTTTAAGACGCTGCGCGGACAGGGCCGTCTGACCGAATCGAACATGCGAGAGGGCCTGAAACTGGTCGAAAACGCCCTGCTCGAAGCCGACGTAAGTTATGACGTCGTCAAGGCTTTCATGCAGGACATCTCCGACAAGGCCGTTGGCCAAGACGTACTCAAGTCGCTCAAGCCTGAGCAGCAGCTTGTCGGTATAGTCAACGAGGCCCTGATCGAACTGCTGGGCGGCGACTCTGACCCGACCTTGCACCTGAAACAAGATGTCACCGTGCTGATGATGTGCGGTTTGCAGGGTGCTGGTAAGACAACCACGTGCGGTAAATTAGCGCGATTAATCGGCCAAGATGGCAAAAAAGCCTTACTTTGTGCCGCTGACCTTCAGCGTCCTGCCGCCGTCGATCAGCTGCATATCGTCGGTAAGAGCGTCGACACGCCCGTTTACAGTGAGCCGGGTGCTACCGACCCGATCGCTGTTTGCCAAAACGCGGTCAAGCATGCCCGTGAAAATGGTATCGATGTCGTGATTCTCGACACGGCCGGTCGACTGGCTATCGACGAAGAGCTGATGCAACAGCTCAAAACGATCGACCTGAAGGTGCATCCTGACAAGGCCTTCCTGGTAGTCGACGGCATGACCGGACAAGACGCGGTCAATAGTGCCAAGGCGTTTAACAATGCCCTGGACCTCAACGGCGTCATCATGACCAAACTCGATGGCGATGCCCGAGGCGGTGCATTGCTGTCGGTTAAACAGGTCACCGGTGTACCGATTAAATTCATCGGTACCAGCGAGCACATGGACGGCCTCGAACCCTTCCATCCGGACCGCTTTGCGAGCCGGATCCTCGGAATGGGCGACATCCAATCGATGTTCGAGATGGCCCAGCGTGAGTTCGACCAGGAACAAGTCCAGAAGACGCAGGAACGGCTTCAAAAAGGCCAGTTCACGCTAGACGACTTCCGCAAGCAACTCAACCAGATTGCTCGTCCAGGCCTAATGCAGAAGATGCTCGGTATGATGCCAGGCATGGGCGAGATGACCAAGATGCTGCAGGGCGGCGACCACGAAAAAGAAATGCGTCGCCTGGGCGGGATGATCGACTCGATGACATCGGTCGAACGCAACGATCCTAAGTTGATCGACAACAGCCGTCGCCAGCGGATTGCCAAAGGATCTGGTGTTTCCCCGCAAGAGGTCAACGAACTGATCAAGCAGTTCGACAGCATGGCCTCGCTGATGAAGGGAATGGCCGGTGGTGGCATGGGGGGCGCCATGGACATGATGCGGAAGCTTCGCAGTGGCGAGCTCATGGACCCGACCGGCAAAATGAAAAAGTCCAAGCAGAGTACCGGTAAACGGATGACTGCGAAGGACGTTAAGACTCAAAAGAACCTTAAGAAGAAGCTCAAAAAGCGGCGTCGTTAA
- a CDS encoding thioredoxin-like domain-containing protein, translating to MPYLHFSPKFILRKLAMFAAVLLLVGCGSSSSHPFAMAEEQQPVAAKEKAADDTPDAKEDDHPFRARIPAPEFPQDMEWMNTKEPLELEELKGKFVLLDFWTYCCINCIHILPELKKLEHEFPNQLVVIGVHSAKFDTEKEAKNISEAILRYEIEHPVVNDDEMKIWNSFSVSSWPTMYLIDPEGNVVYLRRGEFKADDIREVLNRAMPYYRENGSLDETPIQFDLLAYDQQPTQLRFPGKVLADEKSNRLFISDSNHNRIVITSLDGELQEVIGSGEIGSADGAYESAQFDHPQGMALKQDTLYVADTENHLIRKIDLKEKQVSTIAGVGEQAKNNWPGVGEDATLSSLPKRFVGTPKTTPINSPWALWPHGDSLYIAMAGPHQIWKMKLDESEIGPYAGNGREDIVDGPLLPSIPYQQGHSSFAQPSGLTSDGKSLFVADSEGSSIRAVPFDPEGSVRTVIGTAHLPYGRLFSFGDVDGPAKTAKLQHALGVTYVDGIIYTVDTYNNKIKAVDATTGNVTTIAGTSEPGTADDPAQFDEPTGISHAGGKLYIADTNNHLIRVMDLESKKVSTLQIKGLKPMPAKKRPEALPGAIQK from the coding sequence ATGCCTTACCTGCACTTTTCTCCGAAATTCATTTTACGCAAGCTAGCCATGTTTGCTGCTGTCTTGCTGCTAGTTGGTTGTGGCAGTTCCTCATCCCATCCGTTTGCGATGGCCGAAGAACAGCAACCGGTCGCGGCAAAGGAAAAAGCAGCAGACGATACGCCTGATGCCAAAGAAGACGATCATCCCTTCCGCGCACGCATACCTGCGCCCGAGTTTCCGCAGGACATGGAGTGGATGAACACCAAAGAGCCTTTGGAGCTCGAAGAGCTCAAAGGCAAGTTCGTCTTGCTCGACTTCTGGACTTACTGCTGCATCAATTGCATTCATATCCTCCCTGAACTTAAGAAGTTAGAGCACGAATTCCCCAACCAGTTAGTTGTGATCGGCGTTCACTCTGCCAAATTTGACACTGAAAAAGAGGCCAAAAACATCAGCGAAGCGATCCTCCGATACGAGATCGAACATCCCGTTGTGAACGACGACGAGATGAAGATCTGGAATAGCTTCAGCGTCAGTAGTTGGCCCACAATGTACCTGATCGATCCCGAAGGCAACGTTGTTTACCTTCGCCGCGGAGAGTTCAAAGCAGACGATATTCGCGAGGTGCTTAATCGAGCGATGCCTTATTACCGAGAAAATGGTTCTCTCGACGAAACTCCGATTCAGTTCGATCTGCTGGCCTACGATCAGCAGCCCACCCAACTACGATTTCCAGGGAAAGTCTTGGCCGATGAAAAGTCGAATCGGTTGTTCATTTCAGACAGCAATCACAACCGAATCGTGATCACTTCACTCGATGGAGAATTGCAGGAGGTCATTGGCAGCGGAGAGATCGGTTCCGCAGACGGTGCCTACGAATCTGCCCAATTCGATCACCCGCAAGGCATGGCCCTTAAGCAGGACACTTTGTATGTTGCCGATACCGAAAACCACCTCATTCGCAAAATCGATTTGAAAGAGAAGCAGGTTTCAACGATCGCAGGCGTAGGTGAACAGGCCAAAAACAACTGGCCTGGCGTTGGCGAAGACGCCACCTTATCGAGCTTGCCGAAACGATTCGTTGGCACTCCGAAGACAACGCCAATCAACAGCCCTTGGGCTCTTTGGCCGCATGGTGACAGTCTCTACATCGCCATGGCAGGTCCGCACCAGATCTGGAAAATGAAGCTCGATGAGTCGGAAATCGGCCCCTACGCAGGCAACGGTCGCGAAGACATCGTCGACGGCCCCTTGCTTCCATCGATTCCTTACCAGCAAGGCCACTCGTCTTTTGCTCAACCCTCAGGTTTGACCTCCGACGGTAAGTCTCTGTTTGTTGCCGACAGCGAAGGAAGTTCGATACGCGCCGTACCCTTCGACCCTGAAGGAAGCGTGCGGACAGTGATCGGAACAGCGCATTTACCGTACGGTCGCTTGTTCAGCTTCGGGGACGTGGATGGCCCTGCCAAGACAGCCAAACTGCAGCATGCACTGGGCGTCACTTACGTCGACGGCATCATCTATACAGTGGACACCTACAACAACAAGATCAAAGCAGTCGATGCGACCACAGGCAACGTAACAACGATCGCTGGTACCAGCGAACCTGGGACCGCCGACGATCCCGCTCAGTTCGACGAACCAACCGGTATCTCGCATGCAGGCGGGAAACTGTACATCGCCGATACGAATAATCACTTGATTCGTGTGATGGATTTAGAATCCAAAAAAGTTTCCACGCTGCAAATCAAAGGGCTTAAACCGATGCCTGCGAAGAAACGGCCCGAAGCTTTGCCAGGTGCGATTCAGAAGTAA
- a CDS encoding DUF1573 domain-containing protein, with the protein MFRKVWLAVCLLPLLASFGMGQDWANKMFKVRSHDFGAVAKGAKVTYEFELQNIYEEDVHIASVRSSCGCTSPSIKNDTLKTWEKGAIVAKLNTDSFLGHKSATVTVTIDKPFYAEVQLNVSTDIRGDLVFQPGSVQFGNVEQGESGVAKIHVTQAGRSDWKITDVRSNDDFLGVELSETNRGGGRVGYDLVVRLKDNAPVGFISSQLALITNDKRSPSVSLPVEGKVESALNVSPSALSLGELKPGQKTEAKLIVRAKKPFLITGINCDSESFQFAALPEEPKKLHFLPLTFTAGSEGGTVVKKITIETDLGEGISGESVATVVVTEGKSET; encoded by the coding sequence GTGTTTCGTAAAGTATGGCTCGCTGTCTGTCTCTTACCACTATTAGCATCCTTCGGCATGGGCCAGGATTGGGCGAACAAGATGTTCAAAGTTCGCTCGCACGATTTCGGTGCCGTGGCTAAAGGGGCCAAAGTTACCTATGAGTTTGAACTTCAAAACATCTATGAAGAAGATGTTCATATCGCCAGTGTTCGTTCCAGCTGCGGCTGCACGAGCCCTTCGATCAAGAACGACACCTTGAAAACGTGGGAAAAAGGGGCGATTGTCGCGAAACTGAACACCGACAGCTTCCTGGGCCATAAAAGTGCGACCGTTACGGTCACAATCGATAAGCCTTTTTATGCGGAAGTTCAGTTGAATGTTTCGACGGACATTCGCGGTGACTTGGTTTTTCAGCCAGGCTCGGTCCAGTTCGGTAACGTCGAACAAGGTGAAAGTGGCGTTGCCAAGATTCACGTGACTCAGGCCGGTCGTAGCGACTGGAAAATCACGGATGTTCGTAGTAACGACGATTTCCTAGGCGTCGAACTAAGTGAAACCAATCGTGGTGGCGGTCGGGTTGGATACGATTTGGTCGTTCGCCTAAAAGATAATGCTCCGGTCGGTTTTATTTCGAGCCAATTGGCATTGATTACCAACGACAAGCGAAGCCCTTCCGTGTCGCTGCCTGTCGAAGGCAAAGTCGAGTCGGCTTTGAACGTCAGCCCGAGCGCTTTGTCGCTAGGTGAGTTGAAGCCCGGCCAAAAGACCGAAGCGAAATTAATCGTGCGAGCCAAGAAGCCGTTTCTTATTACTGGTATCAACTGTGACAGCGAAAGCTTTCAGTTTGCGGCTTTGCCAGAGGAACCCAAGAAGCTTCACTTCCTGCCACTAACGTTTACCGCGGGAAGCGAAGGTGGAACGGTCGTTAAGAAGATAACCATCGAGACCGACCTCGGTGAAGGTATCAGTGGCGAGTCAGTTGCGACCGTCGTGGTGACCGAAGGAAAATCGGAAACCTAG
- a CDS encoding carbon starvation CstA family protein: MSTLIVAVLSFVGFIVAYNTYGRWLSKRLFELDDSNEVPSKQLRDDIDYCPTDRQVVFGHHFTSIAGTGPIVGPAIAVFWGWLPALLWVVFGSIFVGAVHDLGALIISLRNRGQTVGQIAGRMINKRAKYLFLIVLAAALMVVLAIFGLVVAVIFAEYPQTVLPVWISMPIAIALGIYARKKDAHLLLPSLVALFIVYASILVGVYYLPIDLSLILAKVLGPTLAENHYLSALMIWTVILLGYCFAASVLPVWLLLQPRDYVNSHQLIVALVLLFVGLLVASVTGAADLAQATPAVATTMPAGAPPIFPFLFITIACGACSGFHCLVSSGTSSKQVEKESDAQYIGYGAMLLEGGLAVIVILACCAGVGMGIFEGSKGPDGSYVYTAMTDAEGVPLTGQAAWETRYAITKNWSDFKLPNLVAAFVEGGANFLTAIGIPLEIGISIIAVLVANFAATTLDTATRLQRYVLQELFVSVPVTRPLSGKYAATAVAVISALAIAVFADTVPGKGGTLLWPLFGAINQLLAGLAMMVTAFYLWRRNKPIWFVALPMIAMLILPALAMYYNVFSETGYWAKQQWLLLVLGVGVLILQAWMLFEAIVMWPRVKGVLEESLPPLPEKKPVVAAENS; the protein is encoded by the coding sequence ATGTCGACGCTAATTGTTGCCGTTCTGTCTTTCGTTGGCTTTATTGTTGCCTATAACACGTATGGGCGCTGGCTATCGAAACGGCTATTCGAGCTTGACGATAGCAATGAAGTCCCCAGCAAACAGCTCCGGGACGATATCGACTACTGCCCAACCGATCGTCAAGTTGTCTTCGGACACCATTTCACCAGCATCGCAGGCACCGGTCCCATTGTGGGCCCCGCCATCGCCGTTTTCTGGGGTTGGCTTCCGGCCCTGTTGTGGGTCGTATTCGGTTCGATCTTCGTGGGAGCCGTTCATGATCTGGGTGCTTTGATCATCTCACTTCGCAACCGAGGGCAAACTGTCGGTCAAATCGCTGGCCGTATGATTAACAAGCGTGCCAAGTATTTGTTTCTCATCGTGCTTGCCGCCGCGTTGATGGTCGTCCTAGCGATCTTTGGGTTAGTGGTGGCTGTCATCTTTGCTGAATACCCACAAACCGTATTGCCGGTTTGGATCAGCATGCCGATTGCGATTGCCTTGGGTATTTACGCCCGTAAAAAAGATGCCCACCTGCTGCTTCCATCACTGGTTGCTCTGTTTATTGTCTACGCTTCGATTCTCGTGGGCGTCTATTACCTGCCCATCGATCTTTCGTTGATTTTGGCGAAGGTTCTGGGACCTACTCTTGCAGAAAATCACTACCTAAGCGCCTTGATGATCTGGACCGTCATTTTATTGGGTTACTGTTTCGCCGCTTCCGTGTTACCGGTTTGGCTGCTGCTTCAGCCTCGCGACTATGTCAACAGCCATCAGTTGATCGTGGCGTTAGTGCTGCTGTTCGTGGGACTTCTTGTGGCGAGTGTGACCGGTGCGGCAGATCTGGCCCAGGCAACGCCTGCGGTGGCGACGACGATGCCGGCAGGTGCCCCCCCCATCTTTCCGTTTCTATTTATTACGATCGCCTGCGGTGCGTGTAGTGGATTTCATTGCCTAGTCAGTAGCGGAACCTCGAGTAAGCAAGTCGAGAAAGAATCTGATGCCCAATACATCGGCTACGGTGCCATGCTCCTGGAAGGCGGGCTCGCCGTTATCGTTATCCTTGCTTGCTGTGCAGGCGTCGGCATGGGCATCTTTGAAGGGAGCAAAGGGCCTGACGGGTCGTACGTATACACCGCTATGACCGATGCCGAAGGCGTACCGCTAACAGGGCAAGCCGCTTGGGAAACTCGGTACGCTATCACGAAGAATTGGAGTGATTTCAAACTGCCAAACTTGGTGGCGGCTTTTGTCGAAGGAGGAGCGAACTTCCTCACTGCGATCGGCATTCCCCTAGAAATCGGCATCAGCATTATTGCGGTACTCGTCGCGAATTTCGCAGCCACGACCCTCGACACGGCCACGCGACTTCAACGATATGTCCTGCAGGAACTGTTCGTATCGGTACCAGTGACCAGGCCTCTTTCTGGAAAATATGCGGCGACGGCCGTGGCCGTGATTTCGGCATTAGCGATCGCCGTATTTGCCGACACAGTACCCGGCAAAGGTGGGACACTGCTCTGGCCATTGTTTGGAGCAATCAATCAATTGCTTGCAGGACTTGCCATGATGGTCACCGCGTTCTACTTGTGGCGGCGTAACAAACCGATTTGGTTTGTTGCCCTGCCGATGATCGCGATGCTCATCTTGCCAGCCTTGGCAATGTACTACAACGTCTTCAGCGAGACGGGATATTGGGCTAAACAGCAATGGTTACTGTTAGTCTTGGGCGTTGGCGTGCTCATCCTGCAAGCATGGATGTTATTCGAAGCAATCGTAATGTGGCCGCGTGTGAAGGGTGTCTTGGAAGAATCGCTCCCTCCGTTGCCGGAGAAGAAACCTGTCGTAGCCGCGGAGAACTCATAA